The genomic interval AGTTTGCGGCGCAGTTCAAGCTGTGCTGCACAGATCTCTTTGACAAAAGAGTGTGCAAAACGCATGGCGGCAACCATATCTGCTTCACTAATTTCGTCGGCACTGCCTTCGATCATCAGCGGCTTTTCAGATGTTCCGGCATAAACCAGTTCGATATCGCTTTCTTCCATTTGTTCATGGGTAGGATTCACAACGAATTCCCCATCCACACGACCTACGCGGACAGCACCAATCGGCTCTACAAAAGGAACTTCAGAAATCACCAAAGCCGCGCTGGCCCCGTTGATGCAAAGAATATCCGTGTGCATGGAACCATCGGCAGACAACAGCTGCGCCATGATCTGAACATCATTACGATATCCGGCAGGGAACAGCGGACGAATCGGGCGATCTGTCACGCGAGCTGTCAGAATTTCTTTTTCTGAAGGACGCGCCTCACGTTTAATATAACCGCCGGGAAACTTCCCTGCGGCATAAAATTTTTCTCTGTAATCCACAGAAAGAGGAAAGAAATCCACTCCTTCACGCGGGGTTTTCGCGGCAACGACCGTAACAAATAATACATTATCACCAATGCGCACCGTCACAGCACCATCGGCCTGCAATGCCAGCAGTCCTGTCTCAATCGACATGGGTTTGCCCGCTATATCAACAACAACACTTGTTGTACCTTCCATTTTATCTCCTAAAGTAAACACGGAGTGTATCCGTGTTTGGATTTTATCAATGGATGAGGAACCGTTTACGATACCAAGAAATCGTTCCCCCAGATTGTGCAGATAACCACAAAATCAACATGTTGTTATTACCTCCACAATTTGGGGATAGCATACGATTCCATCATCCTTTTATCTTCTGTTTACAAAAAAACAGCCGCAGCCATTTCTGAAGAAACGCTGCAGCCAATTTTTTTACATCATTATTCGGACTATGTCGGTTTGCTTTGTAAACCGCATAATGCACCCGCAATTTTTAGCGACGCAACCCGAGTTTTTCAATCATTTCGCGATAGTGGCCGTAGTCTTTGCGCTTGATATAATCAAGCAACTTACGACGGCGAGAAACCATAGCAATCAGTCCACGACGGCAGCTATGATCTTTTTTGTGCTCTTTCAAATGCTCCGTCAGCTCTCTGATGCGGCTCGTCAATACAGCAATCTGTACATCCGAAGAACCTGTATCTTTTTCATGTGTACGATACTCTTCGCGAATCTTGTTTTTGGTCTCTAAATCCATAACTAACCCAGACCTTATCCTTTCTACTTCCTACGACTTAAAAATTTGAACCTTTTTAGGTTTCTTTGTTTTGTTTGTAAAGCGGTATGTTGGCATTTATTAAAAAACCTGCAAGGTAATAGTATAACAATATCACTCGCCCGCCTCCTGGTTTTCATTACCAGGCAACGGCACGGTACGCCAACGGCGATGAATCCATATCCACTGCTCAGGATGCTCCCGAACCATCTGTTCAATAATCGATGTATACGCCTGTGTCGCAGCAAGAATCGTATCCGGCTCGCGGTTTTCCGGCGCAGGGATGACCGGCAACACCTCGATGACATGCTGATCGTCAGGTGTCCGGTGAATAAACACCGGCACAACCGGAGCTTTCGACTGCGCAGACATAAAGGCCAGCCCGGGGGTTGTACAGGCCTGACGCCCGAAATAATCCACAAAAACACCTTCATCCCTAGTCATATTCTGATCGAGAATGAACCCCACCAGCCCCCCTTTACGCAGCGAGGAAACGGCCTTACGGTAGGACTTACGAGCAGGCAGAATGGTTACACCATAGGATTCGCGACATTGCATCCAGAATTCATTTAATGAATCCTGCTTTAAGTCCTTGGAAATAATGGTCAGAGGATACCCCACCGCTGGGGTCATGACGCTGAGAACATCCCAGTTCCCATAATGCGCGGTCAAAATCAGTGCCCCCCGGCCTCGCTGCATAGCGGATTCAAGGTGTTCCAGTCCGCGCACTTGAACGCGCTGTTTTATATCATCAAACCGGCCACCAAAGATTCGGATACTCTCGACGATATTCTTTCCTAAATGTTTGTACATCTGATTCACCAGTGCACGCCGCTGCGTCAGAGTCTGCTGGGGAAAAGCACGCTCCAGCGCATCAAAGGCATCCTTCCGGTGGTAGCGGATAACATGCCCATAAACCCAGCCCATACCTGCGCCCAGCTTCAAGGCGGTGTTCAGTCGGAAAGATGCAATGAACTTTGTCAGGTGTTCAAGTATACCAATGATCATAAGCGCAACCGTGAATCCTTATGTCTCTATTAGCTGTTCGCTGCAAGCGCCTTCTTTTTAGCATCCGCGTGATCATACGCACGTTTTAACACGTCAACCAGCAGAGGAATGCGAACCGGTTTCGCCAAATAGTCGTTCATTCCGTTGACATAACACATATTGCGATCCTCTTCCGAAACATGCGCAGTCATTCCGGTTATGTATACATCCGATTTGCGTTCACGCAGGCGACGCGTGGCTTCAAGTCCATCCACTTCCGGCATCTGAATATCCATTAAAACCAAATCGAAATACTGATCAGCCAGTGCGTTAAGAGCAATGGCTCCGTTTCCAGCCACATCGGCACTATAGCCCAGTTTTTTCAAAATATTCGATGCCACCTTCTGGTTCACCAAATTGTCTTCCACCAATAAAATCCGCAAGGGATATTCTTCACTCATTTTCGCATTCAGTGTCGGCACACTCGCCGTTTCACTTCGCGTTTCTTTATATAGCACGGCCTGAAGCGTTCGATAGAGAACCTCGCTGCGCAGCGGCTTATATATTACACTGGCCAAGCCAAGTGTCCTGCGATTAGCAAGATACGTCGCAGACGGAACCATAAGCACCAGAGGAAAACGTTGACTGGATTTACTGCGAATTTCTTGTAGAATTTTCGGATCGCTCTGATTGACCAGCGAATAGTCAAGCAGTGCCACATCAGGCCCAGGATGCGTTTCCAGATAGTCATACACATCAGATAGACTGGAAAGAGCCACAACCTTGACTGACTGTTTTTGCAGCATACCGGTCAGCAGTTCCAAACAACGGAAATTATCATCCGCGACAAGCACGGTTTTGTCGGCAGCATTGATTTTCCGCGAAACTTCTTTTTCGTCCTTTTCAGGCAGCACACGTGTCAATATCGTGAAAGAAAAGACCGATCCCTTGCCCAACGTACTGCGAACGGCCAGTTCGCCACCCATTTTACGCACAAGATTTCGACAGATAGCCAACCCCAGACCTGTCCCGCCATAACGTCGCGAGATCGATGTATCAGCCTGAATAAACGGCTCAAATATATCCTTTATCTTCTGCTCGGCAATCCCCACCCCCGTATCGCGGACTTCAAAACAAATCCGGCATTGATTTTCATCCATCTGGTCACAATAAGCCCTTACCTCAATCTCACCGCACTCTGTAAATTTCACCGCGTTGTTCAATAAATTCACGATGATCTGACGAAGACGCGATAAGTCCCCCACAATACAACGGGGCACCGACGCATCTACATCGCACAGCATCTCCATATCTTTTCCCGCAACTTTAGAACCAACGATCTGCATCGCGGAATCAATACAGTCACGAATATCGTAGGGCTCCTCCTCCATTTTAAGATTGCCAGATTCAATTTTTGCCACATCGAGAATATCATCGATAACCGACAGAAGGGCTTCGCCGCTCATCGCAATCGTATTGGTATAGCTTCGCTGTTCCTTGCTCAGTTCCGTATTCAGGAGCAACTGCGTCAGTCCGATTACGGCGTTCAGCGGCGTGCGGATTTCATGCGTTACATGAGCAAAAAAGTCTGTACGTGCCCGAACCGCGTTTTCAGCAATCTCCTTGGCCCGTTTGAGATCTTCCTCCGTTTTTTTGCGGTGCGTGATATCCAGCATGATCCCCACCATACCCGTCATCTTCCCGAATTCATCATTATACGTGGCACGATAAATCAGATAATGCCGCAAATCATAACTCGGAGTCAGCATAGCCGCCTCCGTCAGTGCCTCTTCCCCGTCTTCCATAAACCGCATATCCTGTGCATGGTAGACGGTTGCCAAGTCACCAGGAACAGCATCAGGCATGGTTTTCAGTGTTTGCCCGATAATGTTTTCCTTGGGAGTGTGGCATATCGATTCAGCATAGAGCTGATTGCATCCGATAAACTCCCCCTTAAGATTTTTGAAGTATACCGGACTGGGAATGATATTGATCAGTGTTTCATTGAACTGGAGATTCTTTTGTAATTCAACGGTGGCTGAATCGCGTTCTGCCTCAGCCTGCTGCAATTTTGTTTTTAGCCGGTATTTGGAAATCCCCGCCTCCACGGCGAGACGCAACTGTTCGGTGGCCACCGGTTTTTGCAGGAAATCCGCTCCGCCGCGCTTCATGAAATCAACGGCTGTATCTAAATCACTGTGGGCAGAAATAGCGATAACAGAAATATGTGGACAATATTTTTTTATTTCCTTCAGCAACTGGCGACCGTCCATGTCCGGCATACGAATATCCGTAATCATAAGCTGATAGGGTTCTTTTTTTGCCAGTGCAATGGCTGCATGGCCGGAATGAGAGGTATCGACATCCAGATCCATGCGACGTAACACCAGCGACAGGGAACTGGTTATTTCCACCTCATCATCGACAAGTAACAGTCGCAACCGCTTTTCGAACGTCTCATTCATCCTTCATTTCTCCGCACGGTAACAGCTTGTATAGCCTGCTGAATCTGTTCCGCCGTCACAGGCTTATGCAGGATATAATTTACTGCCGGACACGTCCCTTCCAGTACATCCGCAAAGCCGGTAATCATAATGATTGGGGTCTGCGGGGAAAGCATCCGGATATGTTCGGCCATGCGACTTCCCGTCATTTCCGGCATCGCCTGATCCGTCATCACCACATCCGCGCCGAATTTAGAAAATAAATCACAGGCATCCACGCCATTTTCTGCCGTCAAAACATGGATACCGCTTTGTTCCAAAAACCGCTGCACCATCTCGCGGACTGACGGTTCATCCTCGACCAATAAAACACTGTCTAGTTTTTCTATGGGTGTAAACGGGGGAAACGGGGGAGCCTCTTCCCGCTTCGACGGCGCGGGTGCCGATATCCGTTCGGATAAAATGGGTAGAAGAATACGTACATCCGTTCCGCGGCCCATTTCACTGCTTACGGTCATACGACCGTGATACTTTTGTACCACGCCGTAAACAATCGACATCCCCAGTCCCGACCCCTTCGTTGTCCGGCTGGTTTTGAACGGTTCCATGCAATGCTGACGCATGTCTTCATTCATACCCCGGCCATTATCAGACACCTCAATGACTACTTCATCTGCTTCTTCATGCACCCGGATTTTTATTTCACCCTTTTCTTCAATCGCATCCACAGCATTGAATAACAAATTGATGATCATTTCCTGCAATGCATCGTAATGTCCCAGCACAAAACAGGAATCAGGGGCATCAAAGTTCACATAAATCGTACGGCCTTCGGCCTGCGCTTCGTTTTTCCAGCGAGGATGCGTCATATCGATCACGTCCGCAATCAACGTTTTCAAGTCCAGCACCTGTTCGCTGGCACGCTGAATCGGCGAATAGAATTTCACCAGTTTACTGACCGTTTCTGCGGCTTCCTGCGTCGCGATAACCATTTCATCCAGATAATCCTTCAGTACACCTTGCTCCAGCAGGTGTTCCGGATTGGTTGCAACAAAACCGGCGGCCAGCATAATAGGCTGCAACGCATTATTGAAATCGTGAGCCACCCCCCTGGCCATTTCTCCCAGTGCCGCCAGACGCTCACGAATAATAATACGCTCTTCACTCTGCTCTTTTTCGCGGAGTTTTTCCTCCAGCTCAGCAACATGGATGCGCAATTCCTTTTCACGCTGTCGGCTTTTTTCCATCTCAACTGAAATCGCGTGAATCGAAGCTTCTTTTGTACAAATTTGGTCAATCAGTTTTTTTCGACGGATAATACCATATGCCGCTTTATCGATGGCCATGCGAATATCCATGTTGTCAACGGGTTTCTGCAGAAAATCAACCGCCCCCTGTTTCATAAAATCGACGGCCATATCGACCTGTCCATGCGCGGTTACAGCGATCACTGCAAGCCCTTTACAGCGCTTCTGTGCAGCGGTCATGAGTTCGTAGCCGTTCATTCCGGCCATCCTTACATCGGTCACAAGGATATCTGCTGCATGCGAGTCCATGTACTCGATGGCCTTATTCGGCTCGTTGAAGGTGACAATGGTGTAGGGCGCGGCCCGTAACGCATAACACATGAGTTCGGTAAAATCAGGCTCATCGTCAACAATAAGCACTGTAATATGTTCCATATTTAGCGGATCGTTATTCATACCCTCAAGCTCCGAAAGACTAGACTTTTTTTGATAGTATTGTCACCCACCTGTAAATGCAACTCACAGTTAGTTAAAATTCATTTTCCGCACGATCAGACCATTGTTTCATCCGGTTGCTCCATCGACCGTTAACATCATCCACTGGAGCCATCACTCGAAAACATGTCCCCTTCCCCAGCTGACTGCGTATCTCACAGTGGCCCCCGAATTCATGAACAATACCATGTAGAATGGATAATCCCAGCCCGGTGCCCTGGCCCACTGGTTTGGTGGTGTAAAACGGATCCATACAGCGTTCTCTGTCCTCTTCCGACATGCCTGTACCATTATCTTCTATCTCCAGCATGACAATAGGTGACGTCCCGCCCTCCTGTTCACTCCACAGCCGCACCCATATACATTTGGCGAG from Spartobacteria bacterium carries:
- a CDS encoding response regulator — encoded protein: MNNDPLNMEHITVLIVDDEPDFTELMCYALRAAPYTIVTFNEPNKAIEYMDSHAADILVTDVRMAGMNGYELMTAAQKRCKGLAVIAVTAHGQVDMAVDFMKQGAVDFLQKPVDNMDIRMAIDKAAYGIIRRKKLIDQICTKEASIHAISVEMEKSRQREKELRIHVAELEEKLREKEQSEERIIIRERLAALGEMARGVAHDFNNALQPIMLAAGFVATNPEHLLEQGVLKDYLDEMVIATQEAAETVSKLVKFYSPIQRASEQVLDLKTLIADVIDMTHPRWKNEAQAEGRTIYVNFDAPDSCFVLGHYDALQEMIINLLFNAVDAIEEKGEIKIRVHEEADEVVIEVSDNGRGMNEDMRQHCMEPFKTSRTTKGSGLGMSIVYGVVQKYHGRMTVSSEMGRGTDVRILLPILSERISAPAPSKREEAPPFPPFTPIEKLDSVLLVEDEPSVREMVQRFLEQSGIHVLTAENGVDACDLFSKFGADVVMTDQAMPEMTGSRMAEHIRMLSPQTPIIMITGFADVLEGTCPAVNYILHKPVTAEQIQQAIQAVTVRRNEG
- the rpsO gene encoding 30S ribosomal protein S15, which produces MDLETKNKIREEYRTHEKDTGSSDVQIAVLTSRIRELTEHLKEHKKDHSCRRGLIAMVSRRRKLLDYIKRKDYGHYREMIEKLGLRR
- a CDS encoding response regulator, with translation MNETFEKRLRLLLVDDEVEITSSLSLVLRRMDLDVDTSHSGHAAIALAKKEPYQLMITDIRMPDMDGRQLLKEIKKYCPHISVIAISAHSDLDTAVDFMKRGGADFLQKPVATEQLRLAVEAGISKYRLKTKLQQAEAERDSATVELQKNLQFNETLINIIPSPVYFKNLKGEFIGCNQLYAESICHTPKENIIGQTLKTMPDAVPGDLATVYHAQDMRFMEDGEEALTEAAMLTPSYDLRHYLIYRATYNDEFGKMTGMVGIMLDITHRKKTEEDLKRAKEIAENAVRARTDFFAHVTHEIRTPLNAVIGLTQLLLNTELSKEQRSYTNTIAMSGEALLSVIDDILDVAKIESGNLKMEEEPYDIRDCIDSAMQIVGSKVAGKDMEMLCDVDASVPRCIVGDLSRLRQIIVNLLNNAVKFTECGEIEVRAYCDQMDENQCRICFEVRDTGVGIAEQKIKDIFEPFIQADTSISRRYGGTGLGLAICRNLVRKMGGELAVRSTLGKGSVFSFTILTRVLPEKDEKEVSRKINAADKTVLVADDNFRCLELLTGMLQKQSVKVVALSSLSDVYDYLETHPGPDVALLDYSLVNQSDPKILQEIRSKSSQRFPLVLMVPSATYLANRRTLGLASVIYKPLRSEVLYRTLQAVLYKETRSETASVPTLNAKMSEEYPLRILLVEDNLVNQKVASNILKKLGYSADVAGNGAIALNALADQYFDLVLMDIQMPEVDGLEATRRLRERKSDVYITGMTAHVSEEDRNMCYVNGMNDYLAKPVRIPLLVDVLKRAYDHADAKKKALAANS